A region of Jonquetella anthropi DSM 22815 DNA encodes the following proteins:
- a CDS encoding purine-nucleoside phosphorylase produces the protein MTSYRQLVTDALEFIKGKEPRQPLLAIVLGSGLGAFAESLEEKQVIPYSDIPNWPLSTAPGHAGRLVIGSVNGMTVAALQGRLHPYEGYSMEDVTFPVRVLGAWGVKTFIATNASGSINLGYRAGDIIIVRDHINLMGRNPLTGPNEPSWGPRFPDMTTAYSPDLRLLISRCALELGIPTHEGVYLAMSGPSYETPAEIRMGRLLGADVVGMSTVPEVIVARHMGMKIACLSCVANAAAGITGNALTEQEVLDTMDRTAGALTSLLLSVASKLSQTA, from the coding sequence ATGACATCGTACCGCCAACTGGTCACAGACGCTCTTGAGTTCATCAAGGGCAAAGAGCCGCGTCAGCCCCTGCTGGCCATCGTTTTAGGAAGCGGACTCGGGGCGTTCGCCGAGTCTCTGGAAGAAAAACAGGTTATCCCGTACAGCGACATCCCCAACTGGCCTCTTTCCACCGCGCCGGGACACGCCGGCCGGCTGGTCATCGGCTCGGTGAACGGCATGACCGTCGCCGCTCTGCAAGGCAGGCTTCACCCCTACGAGGGGTATTCAATGGAGGACGTGACGTTCCCCGTCCGAGTTCTGGGCGCTTGGGGCGTCAAGACGTTCATCGCCACCAACGCGTCGGGAAGCATCAACTTAGGGTACCGGGCCGGGGATATCATCATCGTCCGGGACCATATCAACCTGATGGGACGCAACCCTCTGACCGGCCCGAACGAACCGTCGTGGGGCCCCCGGTTCCCTGACATGACAACCGCCTACAGCCCGGACCTTCGGCTGCTGATATCCCGCTGCGCCCTCGAGCTTGGGATACCGACCCACGAGGGCGTCTATCTGGCGATGAGCGGCCCGTCCTACGAGACGCCCGCCGAGATTCGCATGGGGCGGCTCTTGGGCGCCGACGTGGTCGGCATGTCCACCGTGCCTGAGGTCATCGTCGCCCGACACATGGGCATGAAAATCGCCTGTCTGTCCTGCGTGGCCAACGCGGCCGCGGGTATCACAGGCAACGCGCTGACCGAACAGGAAGTCCTGGACACCATGGACCGGACCGCCGGAGCTCTCACGTCGCTGCTGCTCTCCGTCGCGTCCAAGCTGTCCCAAACCGCTTAA